Genomic window (Stenotrophomonas maltophilia):
GCCGCCGCTGCCGCGTTGTGGCTGTGGATGGCCGAACTCGGCTTTGCTGCTGGCCTGGTGGCGATGCTGTGCACCTGGATGCTGGCCGCGATGCTGCTGCCAGCCCTGGCCGCCTGGCATCGCCCGGGCATGGAGTCGCCCTGATGTGGCCGCGCGCCTTCGCCGGCATCGTGGCCGGCTTCTTCTTGGCCGCGGCCGTGACCGGGCTGGTGACCTGGCTACCGCCAGGCCCCTGGCAGAACGCGCTGGTGCCCAGCCTGATCACGTTCATTCCGCTGTGGATGCTGGCTGCCCTGTGGGCGTTCAGCTTCCGCAGCGCAATGCGCGCCTGGGTGACACTGGCCGGCAGCGCTGCAGCCGGCTTCGCCGTGCTGACGCTGCTGCGCCTGACCGGCGCGGTGCAATGAGACCCACCCCATGAAGTTCAGCTCGCAGACCCTGCGTACGTTCACCACCCTGCACACCTGGGTCGGCCTGGTTGCCGGCTTCGGCCTGTTCGTGGCCTTCTACGCGGGTGCGCTGACCCTGTTCCACCACGACCTGCCGCTGTGGCAGACGCCCGGTGCAGCCACCGCACTCCCCGCCGGCCTGGACGACGCGCAGTACCTGCTGGAAGACGTGCTTGCCGCGCATCCGGAAGCGCGCCGCCACGTCGGCATGACCTTCCCCGGCACCGAACACCCGCAGCCACTGGCCTACTGGCAGGCCGATGACGGCAGCTGGCGCTACGCCTGGCCGGGACAGATCGCCGGCAGCCCGACGCCGCCACAGACCGGGCTGGCCGAACTGGTCAACGAGCTGCATTACAGCCTCGGACTGCCGGTGGCCGGCATCTACGTGATGGGCATCGTCAGCCTGCTGTATGGCATGGCGCTGCTGAGTGGCCTGGTGATCCACCTGCCAAAGCTGTTCGGTGATCTGTTCGCACTGCGTCCGGGCCGCAACCTGAAACAACTGTGGCAGGACGCGCACAACGTGATCGGCGTGCTCAGCCTGCCCTTCCACCTGATGTTCGCGGTCACTGGCGCCCTGCTCTGCCTGGTGTTCGTGCAGATGGCCCTGCTCAACCCGCTGATCTACGACGGCAAGGCCCTGCAGGCGGTGCCGACGGCAATGGACACCGCGCCCGTGCGCGACACCAGCGGCATTCCGGCGCCGCCGGGCAGCCTGCGCGTGCTGCATGCACGTGCGCTTGAAGTCGCCCGCGCACAGGGCGTGGCCAACTTCGAACCTGCCTACCTGAAGCTGGCCAACGCCGGCGATGCCAACGCCACGATCGAGATCACGGGTGAATCCACCGGCACACTTGGCCCGCTCGGTTCGGTGGCCTTGGACGTGGCCACCGGCAACGTCCTGGCCTCCCAGCTGCCCGGCCAGCGCGATGCCAACCACGCCACGCTCAGCGCCGCCTATGCCCTGCACTTCGGCGAGTTCGGCAACGGCGTGGTGGTCTGGCTGTACTTCCTGCTCGGCCTCGGCGGTGCGTTCCTGTTCTACTCCGGCAACCTGTTATGGATCGAGTCGCGGCGCAAGCGCCGCCAGCCGCAACAGCCGCGTGCCGGGGTGAACATGGCGCGGGCCACGGTTGGCGTGTGCATCGGCCTGTGCGTGGCGATCTCGGTCGCCTTCGTCACCGCGCTGGTGCTGGAGCGGCTGGCACCGTCGGCAGTCGACCACGGCATCCGCTGGGCCTGCTTCGGCAGCTGGGCGGCCTGTGCGCTGTGGGCCGCGCTGCGACGTCCGGCGCAGGCGGCACGCGAACTGCTGTGGGCGGCGGCGATCAGCACCGCGCTGGTGCCGATCCTGCACGGCGCACTCAATGGCGACTGGCTGTGGCGTGCTGCGGCGCGTGGCCACTGGCCGCTGTTCTGGGTCGATGCCATCGCGCTGGCCATGGCCTTCGGCTTCGCCCGCCTGGCCGTCGCCAGCCAGCGCCGCGCCCGCAACGGGGATCCGAACAGCGTCTGGGCCGATTGAGCCGACGCCGGGCATGGCCCGGCGCTACCGAAGGTCCGCCGGATCCGGGTACCGACTCACTTCGATCAGGTTGCCATCCGGGTCGCGAAAGTACACCGATTCGATCGGTCCCAGCGCTCCGGTGCGTGCAACCGGCCCCTCCTCCACCGAAACGGACTGCGCCTGCAGGTGGGCCAGCACATCGACTGACGCCGTACGCGTGACCAGGCACAGATCGGCACTGCCCGGCGTGGGTCGCAACGCATGCGGCTGCAGCGGGGCACTGGCCGGATGCAGATTGATCTTCTGCTGGCCGAACTGCAGTGCGGTACGGCCCGCGCCGAAGTGCACGACCTGCATGCCGAGCACGCGCTGGTAGAAATCACAGCTGCGGTCGATGTCGGCGACGGTGAGGACCAGATGGTCCAGGCGTTCGAGATGGATCATGCCCCCAGCGTAACGCTGCGGGCATGGACATGCTGTGCGGGGTTGGGTCGCTGGCGTTGCGGCATTGCGCCGGACATTGCCTGATGCAGCTCAATCGCCGATGCGCGCCTTCTGCCAGGGGCCCAGCATGGCGTTGAGCAGGCTGGCCTGTTCGTCGTCGCCGGTCAGCTCCCACATGAACACCCCGGCCAGGCCCTGCTCACGGGCGAACTGCGCACGCAGCCCGATCGAGCGCGGGTCTTCATAGCTGATGAAGATCTTCTGCCGGGCGTTGTACAGCCACGGGCTCTGCGCTTGCGGCTGCCAGTGCTTCGTCCAGCCCGGCTGGTCGAGATAGCGCGCCTTGATCACGCGCCAGTCGCCGGCATCGGCCGGTGCACTGTAGGACTGGTACAGCCCATCCAGCGCATCGCCGGTGACCTTGAAGCCGCGCCCGTAGAACGGCACACCCAGCACCAGCTTGTCGGCCGGCACACCGTGCTCGCGGTAGTACTGCACCGCGCCGGCCACGTTGTTCCAGCGCCGCAGTTCCGGTGCCAGCGGATCGGCCGGTACTTCATGCAGCGGGGCGTTGAAGGTCGACACCGCCGAGAAGCCGGTGCCCATGTCGTAGCTCATCAGGTTGATGAAATCGAACACCCTGGCCAACGCCGGCAGGTCATAGCTTGCGGCTGGATCGTAGGGGCCATCGGTCTGCAGGCGACCGGCGGCCAGTGCGGCGGTCAACAGCATCGGCTGCCCCGCCTTGCGGCCATGCGCATCAAGGGCCACGCGGAACGCCTGCGCGAGCCGGGTCAGATTGGCGCGGTCCTGCGGGCGGTGTGCCAGCTCCTTCGGTCCGCCACTGACCGGGAATTCCCAGTCGATATCCACGCCATCGAAGCTGCCGGCATGACGATCGAAGAACAGCGCCATGCATGAGTCGACCAGGCGCTTGCGGCTGCCCTCGGTCAGCGCTGCATCGGAGAATCCACCTGCGCCCCAGCCACCGATCGAAATCAACGTGCGCAGATGCGGGTGCGCCTTCTTCAGCTCGGCCAGCGCCGCGAAGTTCTTCGGCGCTTCCGCACCGATCGTGCAGCGGCCGTCCTCGATGGTGGAGAACGCGTAGAACAGGTGGGTGAGGCGCTCGGCGGGAATGCTCGACACCGGATAGCGCTCGGCCGAACCGCCGGGGTAGTAGGCACCGAAGATCGGCGGCTGCGCGGGTGCCGCATGCACGGCTATGGGCAAGGCACCGGCAATCAGCACGGCAAGGGCAACCACAGTCTGGCGGAACAT
Coding sequences:
- a CDS encoding glycoside hydrolase family 18 protein, with the protein product MFRQTVVALAVLIAGALPIAVHAAPAQPPIFGAYYPGGSAERYPVSSIPAERLTHLFYAFSTIEDGRCTIGAEAPKNFAALAELKKAHPHLRTLISIGGWGAGGFSDAALTEGSRKRLVDSCMALFFDRHAGSFDGVDIDWEFPVSGGPKELAHRPQDRANLTRLAQAFRVALDAHGRKAGQPMLLTAALAAGRLQTDGPYDPAASYDLPALARVFDFINLMSYDMGTGFSAVSTFNAPLHEVPADPLAPELRRWNNVAGAVQYYREHGVPADKLVLGVPFYGRGFKVTGDALDGLYQSYSAPADAGDWRVIKARYLDQPGWTKHWQPQAQSPWLYNARQKIFISYEDPRSIGLRAQFAREQGLAGVFMWELTGDDEQASLLNAMLGPWQKARIGD
- a CDS encoding VOC family protein; its protein translation is MHLERLDHLVLTVADIDRSCDFYQRVLGMQVVHFGAGRTALQFGQQKINLHPASAPLQPHALRPTPGSADLCLVTRTASVDVLAHLQAQSVSVEEGPVARTGALGPIESVYFRDPDGNLIEVSRYPDPADLR
- a CDS encoding PepSY-associated TM helix domain-containing protein is translated as MKFSSQTLRTFTTLHTWVGLVAGFGLFVAFYAGALTLFHHDLPLWQTPGAATALPAGLDDAQYLLEDVLAAHPEARRHVGMTFPGTEHPQPLAYWQADDGSWRYAWPGQIAGSPTPPQTGLAELVNELHYSLGLPVAGIYVMGIVSLLYGMALLSGLVIHLPKLFGDLFALRPGRNLKQLWQDAHNVIGVLSLPFHLMFAVTGALLCLVFVQMALLNPLIYDGKALQAVPTAMDTAPVRDTSGIPAPPGSLRVLHARALEVARAQGVANFEPAYLKLANAGDANATIEITGESTGTLGPLGSVALDVATGNVLASQLPGQRDANHATLSAAYALHFGEFGNGVVVWLYFLLGLGGAFLFYSGNLLWIESRRKRRQPQQPRAGVNMARATVGVCIGLCVAISVAFVTALVLERLAPSAVDHGIRWACFGSWAACALWAALRRPAQAARELLWAAAISTALVPILHGALNGDWLWRAAARGHWPLFWVDAIALAMAFGFARLAVASQRRARNGDPNSVWAD